The following proteins are encoded in a genomic region of Penaeus chinensis breed Huanghai No. 1 chromosome 10, ASM1920278v2, whole genome shotgun sequence:
- the LOC125029785 gene encoding carbohydrate sulfotransferase 11-like isoform X2, protein MMYRLRAVVCALAAVTVFTCIASVKWFLVTDHLVEQKVSRTSALPDPRWSRVAETMARRREEVESACEGRGGRRELGGAGAGGSGGGEGSSDSLSASSPPLDPRKLNNLIVDDKNRILYCYVPKVACTNWKRVMLILTGRTNETSPLSIRSDSVHRTNVFTKLSQLQPDAIQHRLQTYTKFLFVRHPIERVLSAFRNKFQKNYTSSAYFKKRFGVKIIKKYRQGIDPAQVPVTGDGVKFPEFVSYLIDTKRSQLNEHWATVSDMCHPCAVRYQIIGKYETLAEDSEYILRKVGASPDLHFPEIIPSKTTAIVESYFDMLSDEQQRNLIEIYRDDFELFGYHHRNLI, encoded by the exons ATGATGTATCGGCTAAGAGCTGTGGTGTGTGCCCTGGCGGCCGTTACTGTCTTCACCTGCATCGCCTCCGTCAAGTGGTTCCTCGTGACGGATCATCTCGTCGAGCAGAAAGTATCGCGGACTTCGGCGCTGccag ACCCCAGATGGTCCCGCGTGGCAGAGACGATGGCTCggcgaagggaggaagtggagtcTGCCtgcgaaggaagaggggggaggagggagctggggggggcgggggcggggggctcTGGGGGGGGTGAAGGCAGCAGTGACTCCCTCTCCGCCTCATCGCCTCCCCTCGACCCCAGGAAGCTCAACAACCTCATTGTGGACGACAAGAATCGTATTTTATATTGCTACGTGCCtaag GTGGCGTGTACCAACTGGAAACGGGTAATGCTCATTCTCACAGGCAGAACGAACGAGACGTCGCCCTTGTCCATTCGCTCAGACAGCGTGCACAGGACGAATGTCTTCACTAAGCTTAGCCAGTTACAG CCCGACGCTATTCAACATCGCTTGCAGACCTACACTAAGTTCCTGTTTGTCCGACACCCGATAGAGCGTGTCTTGTCAGCTTTTAGGAATAAGTTCCAGAAAAATTATACCTCCTCAGCCTATTTCAAAAAGCGCTTTGGCGTCAAAATCATAAAGAAATACCGGCAGGGGATTGACCCAGCTCAAGTCCCTGTCACGGGCGATGGGGTCAAATTCCCCGAGTTCGTGTCGTATCTAATTGACACGAAGCGTAGTCAGCTTAATGAGCACTGGGCGACGGTGTCGGATATGTGCCATCCCTGTGCGGTCAG GTACCAGATCATAGGGAAGTACGAAACGCTTGCCGAGGACTCCGAGTACATCCTAAGAAAAGTAGGAGCGTCTCCGGATCTTCACTTTCCTGAAATAATTCCATCAAAGACGACGGCCATTGTCGAGTCCTATTTTGACATGCTTTCGGACGAGCAGCAGCGTAACCTTATTGAAATATATCGGGACGATTTTGAATTGTTTGGCTATCATCATAGGAACCTTATTTag
- the LOC125029785 gene encoding carbohydrate sulfotransferase 11-like isoform X1 has protein sequence MMYRLRAVVCALAAVTVFTCIASVKWFLVTDHLVEQKVSRTSALPEDPRWSRVAETMARRREEVESACEGRGGRRELGGAGAGGSGGGEGSSDSLSASSPPLDPRKLNNLIVDDKNRILYCYVPKVACTNWKRVMLILTGRTNETSPLSIRSDSVHRTNVFTKLSQLQPDAIQHRLQTYTKFLFVRHPIERVLSAFRNKFQKNYTSSAYFKKRFGVKIIKKYRQGIDPAQVPVTGDGVKFPEFVSYLIDTKRSQLNEHWATVSDMCHPCAVRYQIIGKYETLAEDSEYILRKVGASPDLHFPEIIPSKTTAIVESYFDMLSDEQQRNLIEIYRDDFELFGYHHRNLI, from the exons ATGATGTATCGGCTAAGAGCTGTGGTGTGTGCCCTGGCGGCCGTTACTGTCTTCACCTGCATCGCCTCCGTCAAGTGGTTCCTCGTGACGGATCATCTCGTCGAGCAGAAAGTATCGCGGACTTCGGCGCTGccag AAGACCCCAGATGGTCCCGCGTGGCAGAGACGATGGCTCggcgaagggaggaagtggagtcTGCCtgcgaaggaagaggggggaggagggagctggggggggcgggggcggggggctcTGGGGGGGGTGAAGGCAGCAGTGACTCCCTCTCCGCCTCATCGCCTCCCCTCGACCCCAGGAAGCTCAACAACCTCATTGTGGACGACAAGAATCGTATTTTATATTGCTACGTGCCtaag GTGGCGTGTACCAACTGGAAACGGGTAATGCTCATTCTCACAGGCAGAACGAACGAGACGTCGCCCTTGTCCATTCGCTCAGACAGCGTGCACAGGACGAATGTCTTCACTAAGCTTAGCCAGTTACAG CCCGACGCTATTCAACATCGCTTGCAGACCTACACTAAGTTCCTGTTTGTCCGACACCCGATAGAGCGTGTCTTGTCAGCTTTTAGGAATAAGTTCCAGAAAAATTATACCTCCTCAGCCTATTTCAAAAAGCGCTTTGGCGTCAAAATCATAAAGAAATACCGGCAGGGGATTGACCCAGCTCAAGTCCCTGTCACGGGCGATGGGGTCAAATTCCCCGAGTTCGTGTCGTATCTAATTGACACGAAGCGTAGTCAGCTTAATGAGCACTGGGCGACGGTGTCGGATATGTGCCATCCCTGTGCGGTCAG GTACCAGATCATAGGGAAGTACGAAACGCTTGCCGAGGACTCCGAGTACATCCTAAGAAAAGTAGGAGCGTCTCCGGATCTTCACTTTCCTGAAATAATTCCATCAAAGACGACGGCCATTGTCGAGTCCTATTTTGACATGCTTTCGGACGAGCAGCAGCGTAACCTTATTGAAATATATCGGGACGATTTTGAATTGTTTGGCTATCATCATAGGAACCTTATTTag
- the LOC125029786 gene encoding carbohydrate sulfotransferase 11-like isoform X1: MEREHVVRLLAVCLALPSLVYYILMGSDTSTVRYHPLPTEQSSPSPPAVDSCATCDPEFDIDVGGVRADDPDELWWSDWEKVQRSRREALAHGCKHHKNLRGKSFFKLVTNRRYLYNLVIDDKHRTVYCYVPQVACTNWKRMMMILSGRTNKTDPLAIRSYVPHVEGVLPRLSSSRMTSSLLHHKLRTYTKFLFVRHPVERLVSAYRNKLVINSTSAADFKRRYGVKILKKFRKGDAVQNISKTGHGVTFAEFVSYLIEKRHDSPQSMNEHWAPYVELCHPCFIKYNIIGKYETLEEDAEYVLRKIGAPPKLHFPPLVMSKTTALVESHMNTLTPALRKKLYDAYRLDFKLFGYDYVKEKDYVTQENGS, from the exons ATGGAGCGAGAACATGTCGTGCGTCTGTTGGCGGTGTGCCTGGCGCTGCCCTCCCTCGTCTACTACATCCTGATGGGCAGCGACACCAGCACCGTCAGATACCATCCGCTTCCTACTG AGCAGTCGTCACCGTCACCTCCAGCGGTTGACTCTTGTGCCACGTGCGACCCCGAGTTCGATATTGACGTGGGTGGCGTTCGCGCAGACGACCCGGATGAGCTGTGGTGGAGCGACTGGGAGAAAGTGCAGCGCAGCAGAAGGGAAGCGCTCGCCCACGGATGCAAGCACCACAAGAACCTCCGCGGCAAGTCGTTCTTCAAGCTGGTTACCAACCGACGCTATCTCTACAACCTCGTGATCGACGATAAGCACAGGACTGTGTATTGTTACGTGCC gcAGGTTGCATGCACGAACTGGAAGCGGATGATGATGATTCTCTCCGGAAGAACGAACAAGACCGATCCGCTCGCCATCCGCTCGTACGTCCCGCACGTCGAGGGGGTTCTGCCCAGACTCTCCTCCTCGCGAATGACG AGCTCGCTGCTCCATCACAAACTCCGAACGTACACCAAGTTCCTGTTCGTGCGCCACCCCGTGGAGCGCCTCGTCTCCGCCTACCGGAACAAGCTGGTCATCAACTCCACGTCGGCGGCAGACTTCAAGCGCAGGTACGGCGTCAAGATCCTGAAGAAGTTCCGCAAAGGCGACGCCGTGCAGAACATCTCGAAGACAGGCCACGGCGTCACCTTCGCCGAGTTCGTGTCGTACCTGATCGAGAAGCGTCACGACAGCCCGCAGAGCATGAACGAGCACTGGGCGCCCTACGTGGAGCTGTGCCACCCGTGCTTCATCAAGTACAACATCATCGGCAAGTACGAGACGCTGGAGGAGGACGCCGAGTACGTGTTGAGGAAGATCGGGGCGCCGCCCAAGCTGCACTTCCCGCCTCTGGTCATGTCGAAGACAACCGCGCTCGTCGAGTCTCACATGAACACGCTCACGCCCGCGCTCAGGAAGAAGCTCTACGACGCCTACCGGCTCGACTTTAAGCTCTTCGGATACGATTATGTGAAGGAGAAAGATTATGTGACTCAAGAAAATGGCAGTTAG
- the LOC125029786 gene encoding carbohydrate sulfotransferase 11-like isoform X3, whose amino-acid sequence MEREHVVRLLAVCLALPSLVYYILMGSDTSTVRYHPLPTDDPDELWWSDWEKVQRSRREALAHGCKHHKNLRGKSFFKLVTNRRYLYNLVIDDKHRTVYCYVPQVACTNWKRMMMILSGRTNKTDPLAIRSYVPHVEGVLPRLSSSRMTSSLLHHKLRTYTKFLFVRHPVERLVSAYRNKLVINSTSAADFKRRYGVKILKKFRKGDAVQNISKTGHGVTFAEFVSYLIEKRHDSPQSMNEHWAPYVELCHPCFIKYNIIGKYETLEEDAEYVLRKIGAPPKLHFPPLVMSKTTALVESHMNTLTPALRKKLYDAYRLDFKLFGYDYVKEKDYVTQENGS is encoded by the exons ATGGAGCGAGAACATGTCGTGCGTCTGTTGGCGGTGTGCCTGGCGCTGCCCTCCCTCGTCTACTACATCCTGATGGGCAGCGACACCAGCACCGTCAGATACCATCCGCTTCCTACTG ACGACCCGGATGAGCTGTGGTGGAGCGACTGGGAGAAAGTGCAGCGCAGCAGAAGGGAAGCGCTCGCCCACGGATGCAAGCACCACAAGAACCTCCGCGGCAAGTCGTTCTTCAAGCTGGTTACCAACCGACGCTATCTCTACAACCTCGTGATCGACGATAAGCACAGGACTGTGTATTGTTACGTGCC gcAGGTTGCATGCACGAACTGGAAGCGGATGATGATGATTCTCTCCGGAAGAACGAACAAGACCGATCCGCTCGCCATCCGCTCGTACGTCCCGCACGTCGAGGGGGTTCTGCCCAGACTCTCCTCCTCGCGAATGACG AGCTCGCTGCTCCATCACAAACTCCGAACGTACACCAAGTTCCTGTTCGTGCGCCACCCCGTGGAGCGCCTCGTCTCCGCCTACCGGAACAAGCTGGTCATCAACTCCACGTCGGCGGCAGACTTCAAGCGCAGGTACGGCGTCAAGATCCTGAAGAAGTTCCGCAAAGGCGACGCCGTGCAGAACATCTCGAAGACAGGCCACGGCGTCACCTTCGCCGAGTTCGTGTCGTACCTGATCGAGAAGCGTCACGACAGCCCGCAGAGCATGAACGAGCACTGGGCGCCCTACGTGGAGCTGTGCCACCCGTGCTTCATCAAGTACAACATCATCGGCAAGTACGAGACGCTGGAGGAGGACGCCGAGTACGTGTTGAGGAAGATCGGGGCGCCGCCCAAGCTGCACTTCCCGCCTCTGGTCATGTCGAAGACAACCGCGCTCGTCGAGTCTCACATGAACACGCTCACGCCCGCGCTCAGGAAGAAGCTCTACGACGCCTACCGGCTCGACTTTAAGCTCTTCGGATACGATTATGTGAAGGAGAAAGATTATGTGACTCAAGAAAATGGCAGTTAG
- the LOC125029786 gene encoding carbohydrate sulfotransferase 11-like isoform X2 yields MEREHVVRLLAVCLALPSLVYYILMGSDTSTVRYHPLPTAVDSCATCDPEFDIDVGGVRADDPDELWWSDWEKVQRSRREALAHGCKHHKNLRGKSFFKLVTNRRYLYNLVIDDKHRTVYCYVPQVACTNWKRMMMILSGRTNKTDPLAIRSYVPHVEGVLPRLSSSRMTSSLLHHKLRTYTKFLFVRHPVERLVSAYRNKLVINSTSAADFKRRYGVKILKKFRKGDAVQNISKTGHGVTFAEFVSYLIEKRHDSPQSMNEHWAPYVELCHPCFIKYNIIGKYETLEEDAEYVLRKIGAPPKLHFPPLVMSKTTALVESHMNTLTPALRKKLYDAYRLDFKLFGYDYVKEKDYVTQENGS; encoded by the exons ATGGAGCGAGAACATGTCGTGCGTCTGTTGGCGGTGTGCCTGGCGCTGCCCTCCCTCGTCTACTACATCCTGATGGGCAGCGACACCAGCACCGTCAGATACCATCCGCTTCCTACTG CGGTTGACTCTTGTGCCACGTGCGACCCCGAGTTCGATATTGACGTGGGTGGCGTTCGCGCAGACGACCCGGATGAGCTGTGGTGGAGCGACTGGGAGAAAGTGCAGCGCAGCAGAAGGGAAGCGCTCGCCCACGGATGCAAGCACCACAAGAACCTCCGCGGCAAGTCGTTCTTCAAGCTGGTTACCAACCGACGCTATCTCTACAACCTCGTGATCGACGATAAGCACAGGACTGTGTATTGTTACGTGCC gcAGGTTGCATGCACGAACTGGAAGCGGATGATGATGATTCTCTCCGGAAGAACGAACAAGACCGATCCGCTCGCCATCCGCTCGTACGTCCCGCACGTCGAGGGGGTTCTGCCCAGACTCTCCTCCTCGCGAATGACG AGCTCGCTGCTCCATCACAAACTCCGAACGTACACCAAGTTCCTGTTCGTGCGCCACCCCGTGGAGCGCCTCGTCTCCGCCTACCGGAACAAGCTGGTCATCAACTCCACGTCGGCGGCAGACTTCAAGCGCAGGTACGGCGTCAAGATCCTGAAGAAGTTCCGCAAAGGCGACGCCGTGCAGAACATCTCGAAGACAGGCCACGGCGTCACCTTCGCCGAGTTCGTGTCGTACCTGATCGAGAAGCGTCACGACAGCCCGCAGAGCATGAACGAGCACTGGGCGCCCTACGTGGAGCTGTGCCACCCGTGCTTCATCAAGTACAACATCATCGGCAAGTACGAGACGCTGGAGGAGGACGCCGAGTACGTGTTGAGGAAGATCGGGGCGCCGCCCAAGCTGCACTTCCCGCCTCTGGTCATGTCGAAGACAACCGCGCTCGTCGAGTCTCACATGAACACGCTCACGCCCGCGCTCAGGAAGAAGCTCTACGACGCCTACCGGCTCGACTTTAAGCTCTTCGGATACGATTATGTGAAGGAGAAAGATTATGTGACTCAAGAAAATGGCAGTTAG